In the Anolis sagrei isolate rAnoSag1 chromosome 1, rAnoSag1.mat, whole genome shotgun sequence genome, tcaaggcagaaaatcccacaatatctcctttgaattggattatctgagcccacactcaggtaatgtgggattttctgccttgatattctgggatatagggctgtctggaagggcacctATATTTACAAGGCTTTTTTTTTGtgttctgccaaagagtgctggtgctcaccaaactataaaccccaaacTACAGAGGAAGTGTAGTTCCTCTGTagtttggggtttggggaaacTACAGACtgtagtttgtagtttggggaaactaCTGGCTGTGCTTCTTTTATATTTTGTCATATAAAAAGCCAAAGCAAACAGGAAAAAACATACCCATAAGAATAACAGAAAGCAGAAAATAGTCTCATGGGTTCAGATTATCTTCCTTCATGTTTGGTTTATGGGTAACATAGTGTCTCAGGCAACCTGAGACACTAATATTTGGTCTCAGGgcgtttccacacagccctttatcctagGAGCAGACACATTTTAAAAGTGCAGATGTTCCTGGGCCCCTACCCATACCCACTCTAGAAAGCACACAGTTTCtgtggtgggtgtccagatgttcttctgggactggcccgagaaaacatctggagaccctccctcctccccgaaagcccttttaaaagtaaggaaaatttATCCAGCCTCCATTACACTGTTGCTGGAGCTCTCTCAgcgtgtagaaatgatgtgccaggagagcaggggggggggggaggggggggaaatTGCTCCCTCCCCCCACGCTTTCCTGGTgaatcatttctatgtgctggtaGAGCTCTGGAAACACTGTCattggaggccgggtaagttttccttacttttaaaagggctttgggAGAGCGGTGGGATTTCCGAACGCATCTGCCGCTATGTCCCACCTCTTAaaataagatcatctggggaggtcctgctcttgctTCTGTCAatattccaaatgcgtctggcggggtTCCTACCTATGGAACGCACTCCCACATGAGATAAAGTCAACCCCATCTCgcctggccttcaggaagaaattaaaatcctggttttgggaccaggctttcggacaagaGGCATAAGGAGCACTGTAGCTGGATATGGACTGGATTGATATTACGGCTCAGGatattgtgatattgtttttGTGGTTTTCACTAATGCTGtagttactgttttaatgtttgctatttgtatttaactgtgattttactattgtaattcttATGTAGCAGTTTTGTACCACTTCTAAATGTAAACCgtcttgagtcccccttcgggggtagagaagtgacgggatagaaataccagaaataaagggtgtgtggactgcagtccagacattggaagtagtggatttatcccacgccttccaagaaggggcagaataaatccactatctaattaattcaccacaaaccaggtttTTCCTGGTTATGGGTTGGCCagaacgtcatctggacagccccctttttattgtggaagtttccgcaataaagggactgtctggatgggccctcagacaTATTTGAAAAAGGAGAGTTCTGGATTTGAGAGTTGGTAAAGCTTAGAAATGTTATTTTAGACTACCACTCCCATAAGTTTTCAGCTAACATATTAAAGTGATTCTATAGGGAGAATCTTACTAGTTGTCCCAACATATTTAGACTGCAATTAAATGAGAGTCCGGCCTGGCAAGCATTTCTGCTGACAAAGTACCAGATGTAAAACACATTCACCAGGGTCGAAGACAGAAACAGAGGCTTTTAGTTAATGTTCTGGCCAAGAATGGATGCAGTAGGCTCACATCCAAAAGTGCAAGCATAACCATATTGTGAAATGTAACAATTTTTATATTAAAGTTTCCATTTATTAACATTATAATCTAAATTAGATTTTTCCCTCTCTTGTGCCCAATTGGCTGAGTGTTGGGAGCTGGCTGGCACTGCCCGCACTCCTAATTGGTCAGGAAACTGACTCAAGCAAGGTGCCTTCCAGATTGGTGCAGACTCCAATGATGTGGCTGGGTCAGGTGGGGAAACACTGGGGCAGCTAATCTGTGGGCAAGGGTGTTTCCCTGGGAGGAGGGAAATCCCCATGAAGTATAGTCCATATTCGGAGACTTGTGGTAtgatgagtcaaagcacagtatGTTCAAATCAGGTGTGATAGGGTTGATATGCATCCTGTCAGAATTCAGTATGCATCCAGTCATTAAAAAATGCTGATATAAATGGAATATATACCAATGTGGTAAGAAAAGTAAAATATTCATTACTTTTTTGATATGCACAATTTTGTATGCCAGTTATAACAGGGAATAGCAGCTGGGATGCTTTTAATTATAATGACAAATACTGTAATTCGTTTTTCAAATACATAAAAAAAACCTCTTGTGAAGAATATAAAATGTGAAATCaacagaatattttatttattaagaaATCAATAAGGGAAACAAAGAAGCTGGTTCTGATTCTTGAGAACATAATGATGGATTCTTCAAAGCTTTATTATGGTtgctattgttgctgctgctgcttctattGTTGCTGTCACTCCTGTTGTTGATGCTACTCCTGTTTTTGCTGCTCCTCCTGTTGTTGCTCCTGTTGCTGTCGTTGTTcctcctgttgttgttgctgctgctcctgtTGCGGCTCCTGTTGCAGctcctgttgttgctgctgctgctgctcctgttcCGTCTCCTGTTgctgttcctgttgttgttgttgctgttgcggCTCTTGTTGCTCCTgttgctcctgctcctcctgctcctgttgctgctcctgttgttgttgttgctcctgttgttgctcctcctcctcctgttgttgctcctgttgttgctgctgctcctgttgcggctcctgttgttgctgctgctgctgctcctgttcTGGCTCCTGTTgctgttcctgttgttgttgttgttgctgttgcggCTCTTGTTGCTtctgctgctcctgctcctcctgctcctgttgctgctcctgttgctgctcctgttgttgttgctgctcctGCTGTTGCGGCTTCTGTTGTTGCTCCTGTtgttgctgctcctcctcctgttgttgctcctgttgttgttgctgctgctcttgttgttgctcttgttgttgctgctgctgttgctgctcatgttgttgttgctgctcctGCTGTTGCGGctcctgttgttgctgctgctgttcctgttgttgttgctgctgctcctgttgttgctgctgctgctcctgttgctgctgctcctgttgttgctgctgttgctcctgttgctgctgctcctgttgttgctgctgctgctcctgttgttgttgctgctgctcctgttgttgctgctgctgttcctgttgctgctgctcctgctgttgctgctgctgctcctgttgttgttgctgctgctcctgttgctgctgctcctgttgttgctgctcctgttgttgttgctgctgctcctgttgttgctgctgctgctcctgttcCGGCTCCTGTTgctgttcctgttgttgttgctgttgcggCTCTTGTtgctcctgctgctcctgctcctgtTGCTCCTGCTGCCCCTGCTGTTGCGGcttctgttgttgctgctgctcctcctgttgttgctcctgttgttgctgctgctgctcttgttgttgctcttgttgttgttgctgctcctGCTGTTGCGGCTCCTGCTGTTGCGGctcctgctgttgctgctgctgctcctgttgctgctgctcctgttgctgctgctgctcctgttgttgctgctgctgttcctgttgttgttgctgctgctcctgttgttgttgctgctgctcctgttgttgttgctgctgctcctgttgctgctgctgctgctcctgttgttgctgctgttgctcctgttgctgctgctcctgttgctgctgctcctgttgttgctgctgctgctgctcctgttgttgttgctgctgctcctgttgttgttgttgttgctgctttcccTTTGCAAAACAACTTGCAAGATAATTTACCTTGATCAGAGATAAATGATATATAAATATTAGGCGATCaatgaaaaatgtttcaaaactcattacaaaattaggggctgCTGAGGTTTTGTTTccaaagtgtttttaaagtattgttagtgGAAATTCTATTACTATAATGtgagtaatgaaatttcgttacttTTTTCTTATAGTAATtctgcaagtggggaaacttcaagatctcctctctccctcatttttacagctattatgGGGAAACTTGTTACATTGGTAGAATCCATTTATCACTGTTAGCCCataaagtttcagaacatttcacttatccatgaatatttggtgaattttcaaaagtttttataaatatatattaaaaagaaccTGAGTTATTTCCTtcaattttctatacaatgacacaagataacaggggatcagaAATATTCGTACATCTACTGGTTTTagagatttaatttttttttgacaaaaacatttttttaaagccacaacagttatctcattgaatgtctctcatattaaccaatagaacttccatttacgGATTTATTCCTAACCCAGCACAgatatttacttactagaagtatcagtaaGTCCTCCTTTtggcagattcaacaatttattggagctCTGGCTGGCCGTTGCCACAGAGGGACAAAGCTCTCCCCTGTCCTAATAGGGGCTTTCtggtgagcagaattctgggaaatgtaatttagggaaGGGCCttctgaattctctggcatagggctcctcatcttcccaaactacatttcccagaattctgtgctttctccgCTTTCTCCTGTTGCTTCCCTCTCCTACtgatgagaggccattaatttaaagaggaatggcagtcttcttggctttgctttgcttattTGTGCTGAaagtgaaactgactttgggaggcttccaaggtttacaaaattcaaatgaaaaactaTTGGGTAcatttcaattcttaagtttttgacaTGGGCCATGCCCATGTGTTGAGTAGAATAGATATTCTCCCCATCCTGTCAGAAATCCATCAGAATATGTCTGCGAAACATAGCAGAAATGGTTATTTGCATATGGGATTCCAATCGTGTCTTTGGAAATACTACAGATTCTTCCATTGCTGAAGTGCTATAAGAAAATCAGGATGCATCCTGTCAGCAATTATATGAATTGTCATTGGGAAGCATGTCTGGGGTGGGGATCTAATGACCCCAGAATTTTTTTGATGGAAGCAGCAGCCATTTCTGTTTTGGATGCCAAAGAGGAAAGATCTCCAGGATTCAGGAAATCAGCCACTGCCACTGCCActgccactttctctctctctctctctctctctctctcaccagaaTCTGTGCAAGTTCTTCCCttcattgtatttgtatgtataacaGAATGTTAGTGTGTAAATGTTACGTTATGTTTTGAGTCTTATTTTTGGTTTAAATATGGATCTGCAAGGGTTTTAGGTGGGTTATTTacgtatgtttatgtttatttgtttatgtattttcttgacattgaatgtttgctgactttgttgttcaccgtataataataataataataataatagcataagtAAAAGATTAGTTCAGCTGTACACTTGTCTTTTTATATCACAGAAAAACTTGGCaatgtaataaaaatgttttaatacagATATCATTGTTTCTTTTTGTTAATCAGCTATATTGCTACAAAAATCTCCCAAATTCCTTCTTCAGTTAGCATTGCCTTGGTGGTCTTTTACCATGTAAGGGCACCATTTGCATCAGTCATATAACCAGCAAAAACTTCCAAGTAGTATCTTTTATGACTTCTCACATGGAGAAGCAATGCTGATAAAAGTTTCTATTGCTTCTTAATTACCTCAATCACCTCAAGTTCAGCCTCATAAAATTGAATTACTAAATGAAGCAACAaatgaagtgtggtggaggctccttccttggaagcttttaagcagaggctggatggccatctatcaggggtgatttgaatgcaatattcctgcttcttggcagggggttggactggatggcccatgaggtctcctccaactctttgattctatgattctatgatcagcaaGAGATCTATTGTTTCACACAAAAAGGAAGCCACTAGGTGAACCTAGTCTTGCAAGAGTGGTAGTTTGAGATTTAGAGGCTATGCTACTGCGCAATCTTAGGgaaagatttcttttttaaaaaaaaggtcacAGAGTGACAAAGGGAGTCTTTCAAATGGATGGGGAGGAGATAGCCTTCCATAGTGTGATGTGTTAAAGCTCAGTATTTTCTGAAGGTAAGAATTGAGTATTTGGGTGTGATGGGaacagtatgcatcccatcttaAAACAGTGTACATTCAGCCAAGAAAAAATATCGGATGCATACCAAGCATTTCTTAACGTGATTACCATTACTGCCATCTCTCATTTTTCCACTTGGGAATGCCTATATTGTACAATAGATGTCATTATAGGCATTCCCATTATAGGcatgtcaaaacatctgggcgtcccttgggcaacatccttgcaggcaaccaattatctcacaccataagcgacttgcagtttctcaggtcgctcctgacatgacaaaaaaacaaacaaaaaaaacaatagaTGTCAAGCTGATATCTCCAGATTCTGCCTCAAAATGAGAGAAGGACAATTGCCTCCATCATGTATAAGCTCTGATAAGGAAATTTACAGGGCACGCATAACCTCCTGGACCCACCTACCAGCTTCAGGAATAGTTGGGATTGGGTTTATGCAGGCAACTTAAACTACTGAAACTTAATGGATTTTCTCAATCCCATTTGTAAAAGTCTCTCAGGAACAGAATTCGGTGTAGAGGACTTTTCAGGAAttttccctttcccccatcaATGCATTCTACCTTGTTTTTGAGGACTTGAAGCCCTTTAGGATAAAATGGTTCTAGTGCtgtagaagaaagaagaaatggggGTGGCAGTGAGTATCTCATGTCTCCAAGCTGCTACTGCAGGAGATCtatgaccatggatgatgatgtCTGAATTCACTCCTATGTGTTTCCCTCATGTGAAGTAAATGTCATGTCCTGGCTGCTTCAGACATACCTAGTATCTGATTGATGGGGTCAATGTGGATAGGCACATTGACTTTTAGTTGTCTCATGGCTGTAATGGCAACTGGTGAATACACTCTGGGTTTTAGCATGAACTTCAAAAGCAAGTCAAGGTTCTCAACAGATTTTATAAATAGGATTAATCTCCTCTTTGTATAGCTCCTTTAAAATCTGGGTTAAAGTGAATACACTTCTGGGCTGCATACTGCACTACATTGGTAAAAAACCAACACACACACCATGCTGCTCTGTGAAGGCAATGCTTGATGCAGAAATAGAAAATCATGACAGTGACAAAGCAGACCTGCAAttcaattaaacaaacaaacaaaaatcttaAGAATTAGTGGAgtcaagaaaataaaatatttacttaCAGCTGGAAGTTCTCACTGTCTGGTCACTGGAAGTTAAATGGCCACAGCTTGGGAATTGGAGTGAAGAAGAGATATGCCTGCTACTGCAGCAAGATTTACCCAATCTCACTGAAGCAGTGCTAATGACTTACTGGACAAATGTGAGTGTTGGAACAAAGTGCTTTCAGGAGGCTATTCATAGATTTCCTCCATACATTGAAAAGTACAACTAAACAACAGGAGCGGGGGCTGGGGGCTGGAATGCTACTGTTTTGAGATGACAATGCTATTAACAAGGCACCAGTGTGCACCCCAACACACATGCAATGAGCTCAATAGAAGGCCACTACTGCCACTACGTGTCTGGGGGATTACTTTCAACTATTTCCCAACAAAAAGTTGACTTACAAACAGTTTGAAATGTGCTGCTTCCAACCGAGGTGAAAGTCGATCCACACATTGCTTTATCTTAGATGCTGCTTTCTTCAACAGAGGAGTTGTTGCAAATGGAGCAATTGTCTTCATGTAGGACTTGTATGGAGCACCAAAGTAGTGGGAAAGAACATCAAGGAGGGCAGGGCAAACATCAATAGTGGTTTCAGTAGCTGGAAAGCAGAAGTTTAGAAGAAGTCCACATCAACATCTctacacacacaacttggttttCTGCTGTTGAGGTTTGGACGATGAAATTCTCAAGTATAGCAGATTATCCACAGCTTTATTCACCCTGCCTTCAAGAAATTCTCCCatctcaaaataaaataaaaatgacaccATCATCTGGAACATTATGGAcatggaaaaaataaacaaagcagaGCAAGTATAAAGAAAATAGACATATCAAGAAGAAGGAAGCAAGAATAAACACCGGGCATAATGACAGATTGTGAGAGATGAGGAGGGCATTTTATTTGAGTCCCCAACAATCTAGAATTGTAGTAACTTGAAAACTTCAGTTaaccatttagaaatacagttcagAGATCCAAAGTAATGGGGTGGACCAAGTTCACATGGGAATGAGAAAGAAGCAGACAGAGAGATCTATTTATAAAcaattctccctcctttcctttttcccttcctccctttctctgtgAAATGCTAGAAGTTTGATGATTGAGAGGtacccgtatatactcgagtataagcccacccgaatataagccgaggcaccaaattttaccaccaccaccaaaaaaaaaaaactgggaaaacttattgactcgagtataaaccaagggtgggaaaggcagcagctactggtaagtttcaaaataaaaaaagataaaattacatgaattgaggcatcagcaggttaaatgtttttgaatatttacataaaactgtaatttaagataagactgtccaactctgattaaatcactattctaaccttcttcaatgtaaatgtgcttgtgtaAAATCACCACAGCttattttaactctacattttgGGGTAaaagctgtgtgtatatgaataaggaaaagtgggggaaaattggcttgggaagggggtgggaaagaaggactggaaatgtaaaatgtaaaaagattggaatgggaaggggtggttgaaaagtaggaaaatgaggtggaaagggggtagctggaaaagtaggatagattggggtgggaaggggacacagcaagaggagaggaaggcacatgAGAGAGGAGGACAGGAAGGCGCACAGCCTCTCCTCTCATGGCACAGTAAccaagctgggttgctgtgtgaagaggtgagggtcctggtagGAAGGTGTGGTGCTGAAAGatgggcttctttcagccccacaccttcccaccaggactcttactcaagtataagctgaagggggctttttcagcctaaaaagggggatGAAAAATtaagcttatattcgagtatatacagtaattttatGTGAGGGTAGAATTCACAGTTACAGACACTGCCCTCATTTTATTCCCCACCCCACCAATCAGGTGAACACTTATTATACACACATAATActgaccactgggggggggggggttggcatcAGTTTAATCACATTGCTCCAAAACAGACAGTGGGCACTGTCCAGGAAGACAATGACCTGCATTTTGTTGGTTAGTCTCAAGTTAAGTAGACTGGTTGAATAAATTGTTCAAAAGGAGGTAGCATGTAGTTAACTTCCTTTGATAGAATGGGCCTGGTTTAGATGAACAGGATTCAGGCCAATAGCATTCATGTATTCACCATTCTGCATGTTGTCTGCATGTTGTCTTTCAATTATCTATCAGGCTAGGTTCAAGTGCCTAATTTTGCTAGCTCGTGTCTAGTATGGTTCCACTGTGATATTAGGCAACAAACCAGACACTTCTCCTTCATTTGGACATGTGAAGTTCTTTGTATGTGAACAATGACTTATATATCAAGGAAAGAATTTTGTGGAATCTTAACTTTTCATTACTACCTGAGCAGTATTTATGACCGAAATGTATCAATCTTAAGTGTGTAATAGAAAATTTGTCAATATAAAGTTGGCTACTTGCAGAAACTTCTAGGTCGaggacacatatacatacaagacTTGAATTACAAAGTGAGTCAAACTTATGCCATTGCAatttatattttttgttgttattgtggaaGTTGGGATTCTGTTCCAACTATGCAATAACCAAAATCTTTCCCAAACCCATATTTTAAGCAGCACATCCAATACTTACTAACACAATGATTTCCATGTTGCTGACAAACATGAGAATAAGTAAGGATGCATCTATTCCTTATTTTCTTGTCACCAGCAGGGACCTCCCAAGGCTGTTGGAGGTTTTTGTAGGTGCTTATCATTGCATATGCAACTGAAAGAAAATGGCTAGACACAATCC is a window encoding:
- the LOC137096602 gene encoding LOW QUALITY PROTEIN: golgin subfamily A member 6-like protein 7 (The sequence of the model RefSeq protein was modified relative to this genomic sequence to represent the inferred CDS: substituted 3 bases at 3 genomic stop codons) — translated: MIAGTLRWLRMVGLNSRREDVGETEQQGKQQQQQQQEQQQQQQEQQQQQQQEQQQQEQQQQEQQQQQQEQQQQQQEQQQQQQEQQQQQQEQQQQQQEQQQQQQEQQQQQEQQQQEQQQQQQEPQQQEPQQQEQQQQQEQQQEQQQQQQEQQQEEQQQQQKPQQQGQQEQQEQEQQEQQEPQQQQQQEQQQEPEQEQQQQQQEQQQQQQEQQQQEQQQQEQQQQQQEQQQQQQEQQQQEQQQQQQEQQQQQQEQQQQQQEQQQQEQQQQQQEQQQQEQQQQQQEQQQQQQEQQQQQQEPQQQEQQQQHEQQQQQQQQEQQQEQQQQQQEQQQEEEQQQQEQQQKPQQQEQQQQQEQQQEQQQEQEEQEQQKQQEPQQQQQQQQEQQQEPEQEQQQQQQQEPQQEQQQQQEQQQEEEEQQQEQQQQQEQQQEQEEQEQQEQQEPQQQQQQQEQQQETEQEQQQQQQQELQQEPQQEQQQQQQEEQRQQQEQQQEEQQKQEXHQQQEXQQQXKQQQQQ